The Salvelinus sp. IW2-2015 unplaced genomic scaffold, ASM291031v2 Un_scaffold2483, whole genome shotgun sequence genomic interval gagacctgagccaactccccgtgcttaccttgcagagagagggaccgggcaggcaccatgttatgccgtgaggcgcacggtgtccccggtgagcaggcatagcccggtgcggtacatagcagcgcctagtatcggccgggctagagtgggcattgagccaggtgccatgaagccggctcaacgcatctggtctccagtgcgtctcctcgggccgtggtacatggcaccagccctacgcatggtgtccccggttcaccagcacagcccagtgcggcctattccacctcgccgcactggcttggctacggggagcattcagccagggaGGGTTGGGCAGGTTCGGTGCTCCAGACCTGCAGTGCGCCTCcatggtccggtctatccggtgccacctccacgcaccagccctccggtggcagccccccgcaccaggctgtctctctgtctcctcactacaggtgctcccgtctgtccagcgccgcgccgcactgagctgcccgtctgtccagcgccgcctgagctcccgtctgtccagcgccccgctgagctgcccgtctgtccagcgccgcctgagctgtccgtctgtccagcgccgcctgagctgcccgtctgtccagcgccgcctgagctgcccgtctgtcctgagccgtcagagccgcccgtctgtcctgagccgctagagccgcccgtctgtcggagccgccagagccgtccgtcagtcaggagccgccagagccgcccgccagtcaggagccgccagaggccgcccgccagtcaggagccgccagagccgcccgcagtcaggagccCCAGAGCCGtacgccagtcaggagccgccagagcccgcCGCCAGTAGACTAATAGCCATAATGACTGCAGTGAGCTCTAAGAACTCACCCACAAAGGGAACGTTCAATCTATTACCATCCTACagctcagcagcagcagccctcCCTTTCATTTAGAGAGGAGGCGGTGTTTGAAGCCAGGGAGGCCCTGCTACACCTACAGCCAGACAAGTGTGACTACGCTCGATTAAAAAACTCCTAAAATACAGAAAAGCCATTGATCGCCTGTTATTGGTGTCATCTTAATGCATGCTGTGGATTTGATGGATGCAGTGCTGCAcaaaataaactgttttctcATCCTGCTCATCTTTCATCTGCTCCCCATGTCACTGCTTCTCTCCCTCAGAAGGGGTAAAGCGTTAGCGACCCTCAAGCCTCTTTTTGTGATTCAAATCCTTTAGCAACATGTAGAAATGCTTGTATGAGAGaatctgtgatgtgtgtgttgatttTCTGTTTGCCTCGCCGTCCTGAGAGAAGAGATGCATTTAATCTATGAATATCATAATAGCGTTTATACCTTTCCATCATTTTTTCATGATTATTGTAGTATTGTCCAGTCCTTGAATCCTGGACAGTGTTTGTTGATGAAGGACAGGGGGTATTACACAGTAGATGCACACATCATTGTGGACAGAAGAATGCGGTGAATTGAATCAGGTGTTCAGTGATATATCTCTGATTAATCTCTGACTCCCCTGATGTTTTGGAGGCTGGTTAATTGGATATTTATGTTGAACCTTTGAGCTGTTCTCCTCTATACTGACGCTAGCTGGGCTACCCTAAATAACACTCCTTATCTAATTATGCTGCTGCGGGATGGATTCAGACTGTCTAAAGGACTGGCTCTGCAGTCCTTTAGGCTGCATGGCGGTGCATTAGAAGAAACGGGTGCATGTTCATGATATGTGTGTGTTCCTATGGGTTAGATATGCATTATACATTATTTTACATCTTCTATGTGTTTACAGTTTCCTTTTTACATGATTGTTAATTGTGGTGTTtgaaagtgtgagtgtgtgtgtgtgtgtgttggtgtgtgttggtgtgtgtgtgtgtggtgtggtgtgtgtgtgtgtgtggttgtgtgtctgtgtgtgtgtgtgtgtgtgtgtgtgtggtgggtgtgtgtgtgtgtgtgtgtgtgtgtgtgttgtgtgggtgtgtgtgtgtgtgtgtgtgtgggtgtgtgtgtgtgtgtgtgtgtgtgtgtgtgtgtgtgtgtgtgcgtgatccTCTATGTGAAGTGTTTCTCTAGGCGTGTCTGGCGTGTgcggggtgtgtttgtgtgtgtgtttgtgtgtgtgttgtggtgtgtgtgcgtgtgtgtgtgcgtggtcctCTATGTGAAGGTTTCTCTaggcgtgtgtgcgtgtttttgtgtgtgtgtgcgtgtggtgtgcgtggtCCTCTATGTGAAGGGTTTCTCTAGGCGTTCGTGTGTGTGGGCTGGGTGTGTGTATGCGCTGGGTCCTCTATGTGAAGGGTTTTTCTAGGCGTGTGTGtgggctggggtgtgtgtgtgtcgtggtccTCTATGTGAAGTGTTTCTCTAGGCGTGTGTGTGGCTGGGTGTGTATATGACCCCTCAGTGTAGAAGCTTTTTTATCACGTCTCCTGTGATCATATCACATGGAGCTGTCAGAAAGCATTGCGTTACAGCACGTACAAGTCACACAACTGCAAGTCGGCCGTGGTGTTCCGAGCCAACGCAAGGAATTCTAATGCTGCACATTAGACATTTTCTGCTTTCTCTGTTGCTGTTTGTGTTTCCATACCAGCTACACAATTCACTTAGCCCCAGTGAGTCATACAAGATAAGCACAGGATACCAGTTGTTATTCAGCTTGATAATGACTTGTGTCATAGGGGCTACACAGAGGGCAGATTCTACTGTACTTATAGGGTttgcgttgtgagcgtacatgcTTATTAATATAAGAATTcgccaaaaaaaacaataaagagaagtgaacgaaacgaaacagttctgtctggtgcaacaacacaaaacagaaaacaactacccacaacaaacaggtggaaaAGGCTTACCTAAagtatggttttcaatcagagacaacgatagacagctgcctttgattgagaaccacacccggccaaacacacagaaaaaagaaaacatagaacaccagacatagaatgcccacccaactcacgccctgaccaaaccaaaatagagacattaaaaggatctctaaggtcaggcgtgacagttttgtcccaaatggcaccctattctctataaagtgcattacttttgaccaggaccatagaaaatagggtgccatttgagacatagtCTGCTGTTTTTCTGAGCTGGGCTCCTAttcaactctctcctctcctgttagcTGAGAACAGCTAGGAGCGACTCAAGTTAAAAAGGTGAAAAATAGTCCTCTCACATGGAGGGAGAAAAACCTTGACTTTGCCATTAGCAGAGGAAGACTGGTGGATYCTCTGTCAAAAGCATTTCGGAGAATTCTTCCTCATCTTAAATGCAAATGAASCAATTTTACAAACCGAGATATTCAAATATTAATGTGTCTGAGAWTATAGTTTCATTAGGGATTTTATMTGTRCCAACAAGAGATATGTGTAACCATAAACTGTTCCTCCTAAATAATCAATATCGTTATTGTATATATTATctacatatattattatatatatttttcaaaagttAAGAGGTACTAAGTGACTGCATTGTTARGATGACGTTATAACTGCTACAGGCCAACTGGACAGTGCTGAGTGGACTGTAGCTGGAGCTGTCTGAGGTGCCCAGTCAAATCACTGACTGGGTCAGACATGCAGGTGCAGCACTTTCTGTTGACCTATTATGATGATACTTCCTCTTTTGTACTACACTCATGTCTCACTGTCTCATGCATTGGTTATTTTCCTCTTTTTATTTGGAATTGTGCTTCCAGTACTATTTTCCCCTGCAGTTCTctaacactccaacactctccaTGCTTATCAGAAGGGATGTAGTATCTACACTACTGCTCATTTCGTTGTATTGCACACAGTACATGTGTGTGGCGTCTTTGTGAATAAYAACGTCCACTATATGAACGTGTGCYGATGTAAATGGGATGTAAATGTTAGGGGAAGGATAGTGGTCCCCCATGCGATTTCACTGGAGAGCACAGCTGAGCCAAWGCTGTTAGGAGACATGACAAGTCAAAGTTGTTATGAGAGTGAGTTGGAGACGACAAGCCATATGTACAGTGTTGGCTGCAAACCAAGCGTGAAGCTCTGCTAGCTAAGACGACCACAGAGCTTTTGAATGTTGTACTTAGGTGCTACTCTTGTTTGTCTTGTCATCTTTAATTCAATCACATCCTTCCCTCCATCTGCCTAATGTCTTGCTATTTTCTTGATTTTGTCTACCCTCTATGTTGACAGCATAATTCAAGATAATTTATGTTTCACAAACAGGCCGGAAATTAAACTAAAAACCCAGTCCTTTTCCCACATTCTGTAGGGCTGTTTTGTGTTTATTTGACAAAAGGAGACAgagaatacacagagagagagagagagagaggactaggtTGAAAGAGGGTAAAGCAGCCTAAGCAATAATTCAGTATGATGCTGTTtgtctcagtctccctctctgagTGCACACACTCTCCTGCTCTCCCATTCTGCTCCTGTTGTGTAAGTCGTGGCAGCAGCCGACaaacagagggggaggagagagagcgagagagagacagacagacagacagacagacagacagagcgtgcTGGAGTTCTCAGACAGACACTCATCgctcgctctctcactggctGGGTGGACAGAGCTGTGgcgcaggaggagaggagcacagagaggacACGCTGCccgatgagagagaggggaccaGAGGAACAGCCTGTCTGCACAGAAGGAAGAGAATACTGAAAATAACAGGGCAATATCCAAAggacgggaagagagagagagagcgagagcgagagagagcgagagagagcgagagagagagagaaagcacacatCGACTtcatgggaggaggaggagcccaGTTGGGGGTGGAGCTGAGAACGATTGACGGACATCGACACGAGGAGGAGGAGCGTGAGAGCAAGTTGATGAATTTGATTTGGAGAGACAAGTATTTTTAGAAAAGGAAGAAAACCAAGAGGAGCGTTACGATTGGAAATGCCACAGTtctgagggagagaaacagagtgaaagaaaactggagcgagagaacgagggagagagagataccagGATCTGAGCGTGACTGAACAGATTTTCCATCGACTCTGGTCAGGTCTCCCACAGGGAAacgcagtgtgtgtgcatgtgctctCTCAGTGTGAATGAGTGTTTGCGTGCGTCTGGGACTGAGAAGCGTGTCTGCTCCTCGCACAAGACGGGCTGGCTGTACGTGGTCACCCTCAGGACACAACCAGtcaagacaggaggagaagagaaaggagaacgGAGGGGGGGAATAGGGAGAGAGTGACAGATGGGAAGAGGGGAAGGCTGGAAATCAAGAAGATAATAGTGAGCTCACAAAAAGAACCGGAGAAGAAATTAGCGAGGTAGACTCACAAAGGCAATTAGTGATGCGCGGCTGCTCGCTTTAGCGGTGTCATGTAAACAAGTCCAGCCTCTGGCCGTGGTGGTATTGGAGGGTGAGCAGGTTGAACGAGGCTGAGCATCACTGATCGAAGTGGAGCGACGGCAAAGTCCCAACAGACAGCAGCCTCGGTCGGCAGAGAGAGGAGCGccgacagagcagagcagagggaacCAGCAGGACGAGCCTTTCTCTGACAGACGGCACCAGATAGAACCACAACAGACTCACTGCTCTCTTCTTTTACCTTCCGTTCTTTCATTTTGTCTGTGCTTCTCAACTCatcttgcctctctctcctctagcacTCACTCCACCCCCTCTCGTATACCCTTcctatccttttccctctccctccctctcgctctctagctctctctctctctctctctctctgtctcttcctctctcgctctgtgttacACTAACTGGTGCGGATGCTGGAGTCGCTCATGTAGAAGCTGCATTACTTGGTGCATATTTGCATGGCTGAATGTATTTCTTACTGCTGAGTTGGATGAGTGGAGTACTTTCAGGTCAAGGGAACCAGATGGACTGAGATGGAGAAGCCCAACAAGTAGCTAAAGAGTAAAACaggacaccaacaacaacaaacagaagacactgtgacagagagagagagttagtatgtgtgtgtttgagtgaggttGTGTGTGAGGAGCTTGTACGGATTGTGTGTAACAGCAGAGTCAGATAAYCACAAATCCAGGTGTGGATTACATCGGTGGGGATATCGGTGCCCTGGAGCTCCATGTGGGGACCAGCCCCTGAGGCCTGGCTGGGAGATGAAGCCTTTCTCTCGGCARTAGGAGCGGTGTGGGCAGCCATGGCTCTGGAGGGGCGATGTCTCCAGCGGGGATCCCCAGCCGTYGTGAGGAGAGGCCGCCGGCGCCTCCCTGCAAGGCCAGGCCTGTCCTCAATCACCTCCACCCTGCTGGCTGGGACACGTCTGCARGGCCTCAGGCATGTGTGTGTSRCCGGTGGCTCCATAYGCCGRCGGGCCTTCTGGCTGCTGGCCCTGTGCACCTCATTGGGCCTGCTCCTGTCCTGGTCRTCCAACCGCCTGCTCCACTGGCTCTCCTTCCCCACCTACACACGGATCCACACAGAGTGGGCCAAGGAGATGGCCTTCCCCACAGTCACAATCTGCAACAACAACCCAATCCGCCTCTACAAGCTCACCAAAAGTGACCTGTACTTTGCTGGCCACTGGCTGGGCCTACTGCTGGCCAACCGGACGGTGAGACCCATGGTGCTGGATTTGCTGCAGGAAGARAGCCAGGCCTGGTTCAGCAAACTGTCTGACTTCAGGCTGTTCCTGCCGCCCAGAAACTTTGAGGGCAGCAACCTGGAGTTTATGGACCGGCTGAGCCACCAGCTGGAGGACATGCTTCTCTCCTGCAAGTACCGAGGAGAACGGTGCGGTCCCCAGAACTTCACCTCTGTAAGTCTCAGCARAGCTCCCTCTTAAATCACTTCTTCATTCACAGTGTAGCTCTGTGTGGTGGTTGAACCTCCCAGACTGTTCATCTGATTTCACCTGTTGTCTCTCCTCTTTTCATGGKGTTTCATCTCTTTCCTTGAAGTTCACAGTAGTTAACAGCAGGGTTTGGAACCCCKAAAAATGTCCAATcgttttgttctgaacagaaccattatttgttttgtttcgaAACTGATCAGAACTTTCGCAGGTCGGAAAAGTGGAACGAAAACTGAAAAAGAAATACCAGTTTATATTGTTCCTTTTTAAATGTCTGAAGTAATTGTTTTTATTACATTAGCTCAGCATTACATTTCTTTACCAATCAGTAAGGATAAGGAAGCTTGCAATGGAGCGGGCAAGCTGTATTTGGTTTAGCCTAGGCAGCCAATGGTAGGGTTGTTATTGGGGCTGAACATTTTAGCCCGGTCAACCCAAGCCTGATGAGCTGAAGCCCGAGCCCAGGCCTAGTCTGACATCACATAAATCTAATGAACCCGAAACCGAAACGATGCCTGAATTCTAGAAAACGGACGCACCTTTCCCTAGACCATATTGCTCTGTTGTTCAAGTTAAGCAGTAGGCTATTCATTTACACTGGTTTTTACAACAACGTGGCAGAGATGGAAGcgagaagagtgaggagagagtgaaAAGCCCTTGCCTTGTCTAAGAGAAGTGATGAGAGGGGAAAACCCAACTTGAATATAATCAACAACTGTTGTATGTGGATCTCAGGGATTATACAGTAAGACATCCATACTGTTGTATGTGTATCTCAGGGTTTATACAGTAAGACATCCATACTGTTGTATGTGGATCTCAGGGTTTATACAGTAAGACATCCATACTGTTGTTATGTGGATCTCAGGGTTTATATCAGTAAGACATCCATACTGTTGTATGTGGATCTCAGGGTTTATACAGTAAGACATCCATACTGTTGTATGTGGATCTCAGGGTTTATACAATAAGACATCCATACTGTTGTATTGTGGATCTCAGGGTTTATACAGTAAGACATCTGTTGTATGTGGATCTCAGGGTTTATacagtaagacatccatatatatatatacatatatataagatatatatatatatataagatataaatatatatcttCAGAAATTAGACAAATGTTtcttctgttgcctgttttgaAGTGTGTGTTTGGTTCCGTGAGCTAATTGTTTTCGTTAGAACAGAATATCTGGGATTTCTTATCATTTATTCAgcattgtttacactgttccaaacggtcagaaaacaaatatttgaataatAGCCTACGTTTACACACACGGGTCACACAGCGCtcaatcctctcctccttcttgaTCTCTTTCTTCtttatgttgttgttattattatcataatTAGAAAAGTAACTAAGCTAATATCATCAACAGTAGGCTTAgttttaaaatgaaataacaGAGGCagccttgaataattaaacaaataaACCACAACATGTCAGCAACTGTGTTTAATCTTTGTAGGCCAAAAAATGTATTCCTTTGTTAGAACAGACTCTCGAGGATTTCTTATTTGTtaggtgttgtttacactgttccagtGTAAACAACACCTAATTTCAATATTCAAGACTCCATGTCTAACATCTGTTTGGCAGAGGCACACAGCGCTCGGCTTACCCACCTTCTTCGGTTTCTTCttaggattattattattattatgcagtAATATAGTAGCCCATATAAGTACGAGTCAGTCATGACTTTAAATACAATCAAGcttttttatttagaaaataaaataacacatgaaatgttCTGCCTACTTAGGCCATGGCCTAAGCATTAAGGAAACAGAACAGAATACAGCAAAATAACAC includes:
- the LOC112074070 gene encoding acid-sensing ion channel 2-like, whose product is MWGPAPEAWLGDEAFLSAXGAVWAAMALEGRCLQRGSPAVVRRGRRRLPARPGLSSITSTLLAGTRLQGLRHVCVXGGSIXRRAFWLLALCTSLGLLLSWSSNRLLHWLSFPTYTRIHTEWAKEMAFPTVTICNNNPIRLYKLTKSDLYFAGHWLGLLLANRTVRPMVLDLLQEESQAWFSKLSDFRLFLPPRNFEGSNLEFMDRLSHQLEDMLLSCKYRGERCGPQNFTSVSLSXAPS